TGCTTTTGCCGTCTCCAGCTGTATCTCCATCTCGTCCCCTCCGCTACGGTATATCAAAAAACGCCCTGAGCCTTTTGGCTCAGGGCGGACAAAATCATCCGTGGTACCACCTGAATTCGGGAAATTCCCGCACTTATGGGCGCAGCACGCCCTTCCCGATAACGGAGGGACTTCCGCCGTAGCTTACTTGTCCGTTTCAGCTCCGGTGCTCCGGGGCGACTTCGCCGGCTGCTGCGCGAGCGCTCTCACCAACCGCGCCCTCTCTTGGCTTTCGCAAACCGGGTACTGCTCCCCATCTCAGCAGTTCTTCTGATATACTTCCGTCAGTATAATATACCCAGTTTGGATTGTCAAGCGTCAGCTCATCCGTAAAATTTCCTTTTTCAGCCTGGAAATAATGCGCTTTTCCAGCCGGGAGATATAGCTCTGGGAAATTCCTAGCTGATCCGCCACTTCCTTTTGGGTCTGCTCGTTTCCGCCGCCCAGTCCAAAGCGCATGGTAATAATCTGTTTTTCTCTGGGTGAGAGCAGATCAATCGCCGCTGCCAAAAGGCTGCGGTCCACATCTTCCTCAATGGGGCGCATAACAACATCTGCATCAGTCCCCAGCACATCCGAGAGCAGCAGCTCATTGCCATCCCAATCCGTGTTTAAGGGCTCATCAAAGGACACCTCTCCTCTCCGGTTAGCATTTTTCCGCAGGTACATGAGGATTTCATTCTCAATACACCGTGAGGCATATGTCGCCAGCTTGATATTTTTATCCGCCCGATAGGTGCCCACCGCCTTAATCAAGCCAATCGTCCCAATCGAGATCAAGTCCTCGATATTGATTCCTGTATTCTCAAAGCGTCTTGCGATGTATACCACCAACCGCAAATTATGTTCAATCAGCTCCTGCCGGGCGCTCTCCTCCTCCATGTGCTTGAGAAGTTCCGCTTCCCGCTCCTTGCTCAGAGGCGGTGGAAGTGTATCGCTGCCGCCGATATAATGAATGGGTGGTGTCAGTCCCAGCTTTCTCAGCAGCCATTGCAAAATGTTGACGTCCATACCTGCCTCCCTTTCTCACTTCGCCGCCCCAAAGGGCCGCATAACCTGATCCCAACGCAGAAGGGGCCAGCGCCACGGGCGCGCCCTGGTAGCATATACCGCCCACCTCCACCCAATCCGTCCGGATAACCAGCAAGAACCCACTGTCTGTCCCCACTGCGTGGTAGGGTAACAGGCGCGGCCGCAGACCAGGCATGGCTGCCATCAATGGCTCCAGCAGCTCTGTGGGTCGCCCCAGCCTCTCCCGCGTGAGAATCTGCCGGACCGGCCGCGGTAAAACGGTGTCCAGTGCCCCATAAGCCAACACTAGAACCGGACGGCCTCCCATAGGCTCTCGTAGGCTGTTCCCATTATCCCGCAGTGCCGCGAGCTTGATAGTCTTTCCCTCCATGCAAATCCGCACCGTCAGCACTTCCCCTTCTATATTGTGACGTGCCGCCGCACGAAAAACCACTGTCAATACCAAATCCGCACTGCCAGCCGCAATCAGCAAAACCTTTGTATCCACATCCGTATAAAAAATTCCGTTCACCATCGGAACCGCGCTGCCGGCCAGTACCCCCAGAGCCATCACGCACCCCGCCAAGGCACAGGAGAGCGCAAAAAGCAGCAGCGTCAGCCTTGCCAAATGCTCCTCCCCGCCATAGGCGATCAGAGTCACACAAACGCCCACCGCAAGCTTCACCGGCGCCGCCGCTAAAAAACCGCATCCCGGCAAAAACACTGCCACCGCATAGCCTCCACCTGCCAGCGCAGCCAGCAGATATCGACGGCGCCGCAGGGGAATGCCCGCCAGCCGTGCTGTTACCAGACAGAGCAGATAATCCATCAACGTATTGAGCACAAATACGCTGTCTATGTATACCACCGTCATCGCTCCACTCCCTCCCTGTCCAAGAGGACAGCGTGCTCCTATTATAGAGCAAGCCCTTTAGAAAAGCCGTCGCAAAAAGGGGGTAAACTAGAGGGCGGGCAGCTTTCGCCGCCCGCCCAGACCTCATATGTATGGCACAATCATGGAGGCCGCTAATGCCACGACCATCACCACAACCAGTACGAGGGCAATCGCCCTGCTTACCTTCCTATTCATGGTCTTCCTCCTCTTTCAAAATTTTACGGATGCTCTTCTCCGCTTTGCTGCGGGGTAACATCAGCTCGTGGCCGCAGCCTAAGCATTTGAGCTTGATATCCATGCCCACCCGCAGAATCTCCCAGTGTGTACTTCCACAGGGATGGGGCTTTTTCATCTCCACCTTATCATGTAGATGCAGGTCCATACACTTCCTCCTGTCAATCCATGCTTTCCTCGCGCATATAGTGGCCTATGCGAACATTACGCCGCAGACGCGGCAGAATAGGATGCGATCATATGCCGGAAAACAAACAATTCCCACCCGAGGGCCTGCGCCCTCCCACCGCGTATACCATCGATACCCTCAAGGCGGCTGCGGACAGCGGTGAAATTCTAGAAGCCATCACCCAGCGGTGCGGCGCTGACCACACGCTTCATTTCTCCCTAGACGGTATTGCGGCCCGAATGCCGCGAGAGGAGGCCGTTGCCCCCTGGATCAGCGGCGCAACTCGGGAGATTGCTGTTCTTTCCCGGGTAGGACGGCCCACCTGCTTTGTGGTCTCCTCCCTCCAAAGCGATGCGAAAGGCGCACCGCTCGCGCTCCTCAGCCGCAGAGCCGCTCAGGAAACAGCCATGGAGTTCTTCTTAGAGCATCTAGAGCCTGGCATGGTACTCACATGTCGGGTCGTCCGGCTGGAATCCTTCGGTGCTTTTTTGGACATCGGCTGTGGTGTGGTTGCCATGCTGCCCATTGAGCACATCTCCGTCTCCCGCATCCACCACTCAAACCAACGGTTCCAAGAGGGACAGAAGATTCTGGCGGCAGTCTACAGGATAGACCCGGAAAACCGCCGGATCACTATGAGCCATCGGGAGCTCCTAGGCACCTGGATGGAAAACGCCAGCCGATTCCAGCCCGGGGAGACGGTACGCGGCATTGTCCGCAGCGTCAAGCCTTACGGTAGCTTCATTGAGCTCTCGCCCAATCTCTCCGGCCTTGCGGACAGCCGCGAGGACCTGGAGGTCGGTGACGAGGTATCGGTCTTTATCAAGAATATCCGCCCGGAACGAATGAAAGTCAAGCTGCAGGTCATCGAAAAACTGCCGCTGACAGAATCCATTCCCCCGCTCGCTTATCAGATCACCGACGGAAAGCTGGACCGCTGGACTTACTCTCCTCCGGGCTGTGAAAAAGTCGTGGAGACAGTGTTTACTGCCCCTTGATCTTCTCCCAATATGTCCTAGCCGCCTGCTCGGTCTTGTTGTCTCCGTACTGATAATAGACGACATCCTTCAGGGCATCCGGCAGATACTGCTGCCGAACCCAGTGCCCGGTGAAATTGTGTGGATAGAGGTAGCCTTGCTCCCGCTCCTGACCAGCGGTGTCCGCGTGGACGTTTTGAAGCTCTCGGGGAACATCCCCGGTGCGGCCGGCCTTCACGTCTGCCCAGGCGGCGGCAATCCCAGCCGAGGTACTGTTGGACTTCGGCGCCGTGGCAAGCAGCACAGCGGCTTGGGCCAGGGGCAGCTGTGCCTCCGGCAGGCCCAGCTGCATAGCCGCGTCCACACAGGCTTTGACAATGACAACCGCCTGGGGATAAGCCATGCCAATATCCTCACTGGCGGAACACAGCAGCCGCCTACAGGGGGTGATCAGATCTCCTGCCTCCAGAAAGCGGGCCAGGTAATGCAGCGCCGCGTCCGGGTCGCTGCCCCGGAGGGACTTCATCAGCGCCGAGGCCAAATCATACATGGCGTCGCCGCCCCGGTCATAGCGCATAGCGCTGCGCTGCGACACCTGTAAAGTATCTTCCCTCGTCAGCCTGAGTTTCCCGTCCACCGGAATAGCCGCCTGACAGAGAAGCTCTACCGCATTGATGGCCTTGCGCACATCGCCGCCGCAGGCAGTGGCGATGTGCCTGGGCACCTCATCCTCCCATTCCACAGGCAGATCCAACCGCTCCCGCTCCATATTCAACGCCCGCCGCACAGCAGGTTCCACCTCCGCCGGCGCCACGGGCTTGAACTCAAACACCGTGCTGCGGGAGAGAAGCGCCCCGTAGACATAGAAATACGGATTCTCCGTGGTAGAGGCAATCAGCGTTAAAGAGCCGTTCTCCATAAACTCCAACAGGCTCTGCTGCTGCTTTTTATTAAAATACTGAATCTCATCCAGATACAGCAGAATCCCGCCTGGAGCCAGCAGCGTCCCTACATCCGCGATGATATCCTTGATGTCCTGCAGCGAGGCTGTGGTGGCGTTGAGCCGGTGGAGGGTCTTATGGGTCTGCTGGGCAATGATGTTGGCAATGGTCGTCTTTCCGGTGCCGGAGGGACCGTAAAAAACCATATTGACGTCAGTACCGCTCTCAATCAGGCGGCGGAGCACAGCGCCAGGGGCCAGTAAATGCCGCTGGCCCACTACCTCATCCAGGGTTTTGGGACGGATTTCGTCCGCCAGAGGCCGCTTCATAACCATTTCTCCTCTTTGGCTGAATTTGATCTAATTTTATGATTATACCATATCATACCTCAGATTACTATGATTTTTTCTCTGGCCTTTTGCTGAAAGTTGTGGTATTCTGTCGGCATGAGGTGATGATCATGAAATCAAAAGCCGCTGTGCGCCGCATTATTGAAACGCTGAAAGGGATTTATCCAGACTCGCTTTGTTCTTTGCAGTATGAAAAAGATTACGAACTGCTCTTCGCCGTGCGTCTGGCGGCCCAGTGCACCGACGAACGGGTCAATCAGGTGACACCGGCTCTCTACAGCCGCTTCCCTACGCTGGAGAGCTTTGCCGAGGCTGACCCAAAGGAAGTCGGTGAATACATCCACTCCTGCGGCTTTTTCAACGGAAAGGCCCGGGATATCGTGGCATGTGCCAAGCAGCTGATCGAAAAGCACGGCGGCAGGGTTCCCGGTACCATGGAGGAACTGACCGCCCTTCCCGGCGTTGGAAGGAAGACGGCAAATTTGATTCTGGGCGACATTTTCGGCCAGCCGGCCTATGTCTGTGATACCCACTGTATCCGGATCACCGGCAAGCTGGGGATTACGGACGGCTCTAAGGACCCCATCAAGGTGGAGCGGCAACTCCGTGAGTGTATCCCCCCGGAGGAGTCCAACAATTTCTGTCACCGGATGGTGCTGTTTGGGCGGGATACTTGTATGGC
Above is a genomic segment from Pusillibacter faecalis containing:
- a CDS encoding replication-associated recombination protein A, with translation MKRPLADEIRPKTLDEVVGQRHLLAPGAVLRRLIESGTDVNMVFYGPSGTGKTTIANIIAQQTHKTLHRLNATTASLQDIKDIIADVGTLLAPGGILLYLDEIQYFNKKQQQSLLEFMENGSLTLIASTTENPYFYVYGALLSRSTVFEFKPVAPAEVEPAVRRALNMERERLDLPVEWEDEVPRHIATACGGDVRKAINAVELLCQAAIPVDGKLRLTREDTLQVSQRSAMRYDRGGDAMYDLASALMKSLRGSDPDAALHYLARFLEAGDLITPCRRLLCSASEDIGMAYPQAVVIVKACVDAAMQLGLPEAQLPLAQAAVLLATAPKSNSTSAGIAAAWADVKAGRTGDVPRELQNVHADTAGQEREQGYLYPHNFTGHWVRQQYLPDALKDVVYYQYGDNKTEQAARTYWEKIKGQ
- the nth gene encoding endonuclease III produces the protein MKSKAAVRRIIETLKGIYPDSLCSLQYEKDYELLFAVRLAAQCTDERVNQVTPALYSRFPTLESFAEADPKEVGEYIHSCGFFNGKARDIVACAKQLIEKHGGRVPGTMEELTALPGVGRKTANLILGDIFGQPAYVCDTHCIRITGKLGITDGSKDPIKVERQLRECIPPEESNNFCHRMVLFGRDTCMARSPRCQECPLKQDCDTGKKR
- a CDS encoding DUF951 domain-containing protein, producing the protein MDLHLHDKVEMKKPHPCGSTHWEILRVGMDIKLKCLGCGHELMLPRSKAEKSIRKILKEEEDHE
- a CDS encoding sigma-E processing peptidase SpoIIGA, which codes for MTVVYIDSVFVLNTLMDYLLCLVTARLAGIPLRRRRYLLAALAGGGYAVAVFLPGCGFLAAAPVKLAVGVCVTLIAYGGEEHLARLTLLLFALSCALAGCVMALGVLAGSAVPMVNGIFYTDVDTKVLLIAAGSADLVLTVVFRAAARHNIEGEVLTVRICMEGKTIKLAALRDNGNSLREPMGGRPVLVLAYGALDTVLPRPVRQILTRERLGRPTELLEPLMAAMPGLRPRLLPYHAVGTDSGFLLVIRTDWVEVGGICYQGAPVALAPSALGSGYAALWGGEVRKGGRYGRQHFAMAAEKAGTDTTHSLYRRQRYTSTASEQGAGSGTSQAHGGGERPAGAD
- a CDS encoding S1 RNA-binding domain-containing protein → MPENKQFPPEGLRPPTAYTIDTLKAAADSGEILEAITQRCGADHTLHFSLDGIAARMPREEAVAPWISGATREIAVLSRVGRPTCFVVSSLQSDAKGAPLALLSRRAAQETAMEFFLEHLEPGMVLTCRVVRLESFGAFLDIGCGVVAMLPIEHISVSRIHHSNQRFQEGQKILAAVYRIDPENRRITMSHRELLGTWMENASRFQPGETVRGIVRSVKPYGSFIELSPNLSGLADSREDLEVGDEVSVFIKNIRPERMKVKLQVIEKLPLTESIPPLAYQITDGKLDRWTYSPPGCEKVVETVFTAP
- the sigE gene encoding RNA polymerase sporulation sigma factor SigE, giving the protein MHYIGGSDTLPPPLSKEREAELLKHMEEESARQELIEHNLRLVVYIARRFENTGINIEDLISIGTIGLIKAVGTYRADKNIKLATYASRCIENEILMYLRKNANRRGEVSFDEPLNTDWDGNELLLSDVLGTDADVVMRPIEEDVDRSLLAAAIDLLSPREKQIITMRFGLGGGNEQTQKEVADQLGISQSYISRLEKRIISRLKKEILRMS